A single uncultured Methanolobus sp. DNA region contains:
- the map gene encoding type II methionyl aminopeptidase, which yields MADKVKEIEEIVEKYLKAGKILSQVRSEAEDRIKVGVSLLEIAEFVENRAVELGADGSAFPCNISRNDEAAHATPYIGEETVFGEDVIKLDLGVHVDGYIADSAITIDLSGKYTELVKASSDALDAAIDTVKNGVNTADIAAAIEDAILAHDLKPVGNLTGHGLARYIPHAHPSIPNRRISNGVVLHTGDIIAIEPFATDGAGKVVDGSLTEIFQVINKKPVRLPAARALLKELEPYKTLPFAKRWLKTPQLDFALMQLEKAGIVHSYPVLKEVAGGMVSQKEHTVIVTEDGCQVTTK from the coding sequence ATGGCTGACAAAGTTAAGGAGATCGAAGAGATAGTTGAAAAATATCTCAAAGCAGGAAAGATACTCTCACAGGTAAGAAGTGAGGCAGAGGACAGGATCAAGGTAGGTGTCAGCCTGCTGGAGATCGCTGAGTTCGTGGAGAACCGGGCAGTAGAACTCGGTGCTGATGGCTCGGCATTCCCATGTAATATTTCCCGTAATGATGAAGCAGCTCACGCCACGCCATACATAGGTGAGGAAACCGTCTTCGGTGAAGATGTAATCAAACTTGACCTGGGTGTTCATGTTGACGGTTACATTGCAGATTCTGCGATAACAATTGACCTGTCCGGAAAATACACTGAACTTGTAAAAGCTTCCAGTGATGCACTCGATGCTGCAATTGATACTGTTAAGAATGGCGTGAACACTGCGGATATCGCTGCCGCTATTGAGGATGCGATCCTTGCACATGACCTGAAACCTGTAGGAAACCTTACAGGACACGGGCTTGCCCGATACATTCCTCATGCGCACCCAAGTATACCCAACAGGAGAATAAGCAACGGTGTTGTGCTTCATACAGGTGATATCATTGCCATAGAGCCGTTTGCAACAGACGGTGCAGGCAAGGTAGTGGATGGATCACTTACCGAGATCTTCCAGGTAATTAACAAAAAACCTGTGCGTTTGCCGGCTGCAAGGGCACTTCTTAAAGAACTTGAACCTTACAAGACTCTTCCTTTTGCAAAGAGATGGCTCAAGACCCCGCAACTTGATTTTGCTCTTATGCAGCTTGAAAAAGCAGGTATAGTTCATTCATATCCTGTTCTAAAAGAAGTTGCAGGTGGAATGGTTTCACAGAAAGAGCATACTGTTATAGTAACAGAAGACGGATGCCAGGTCACAACTAAATAA
- a CDS encoding Xaa-Pro peptidase family protein, whose product MTSSTVPIDISKVLESHRSDAYLMVGNSNNADIFYATRFSASDEFTYIQINDGSEILLISDMEKGRAEIESRVSDIRTLQGCDYRSKVKSRQDPALAYCDCIAEILQKEGARHIAVPRDFPYHIAQTLKEEGFSIQAIKSPFAQLRARKDESEIKIVRKVQDACNTAMKAAAEMIRKSENVEGILNYRGFALTSEMIRKEIDITLLEHGCEADSTIVAGGKGSANPHWEGEGPIKANEPVVIDIFPRSKRKKYYADMTRTVLNGTPSDKLKDMYDAVLAAQTAGIEMVKPGVKCSDIHNKVCDIFKERGYDTVREGSTVGFIHSTGHGVGLEIHELPYVGNSDVELEEGNIITIEPGLYYPDVGGIRLEDLILVTADGHENLTEMEKKFVY is encoded by the coding sequence ATGACCTCATCAACAGTTCCCATTGATATTTCCAAAGTGCTGGAAAGCCACAGGTCAGATGCATATCTGATGGTAGGGAATTCGAACAATGCCGATATCTTTTACGCAACTCGTTTTTCTGCTTCTGACGAGTTCACGTACATTCAGATAAATGACGGTAGCGAAATTCTTCTTATTTCCGACATGGAAAAAGGAAGGGCTGAGATCGAATCCAGGGTTTCCGACATTCGTACTTTACAGGGCTGTGATTACAGGTCAAAAGTGAAGTCAAGACAGGATCCTGCTCTTGCATATTGCGACTGTATTGCAGAGATATTGCAAAAAGAAGGTGCAAGGCATATTGCCGTGCCCAGGGATTTCCCATATCATATTGCTCAGACCCTCAAGGAAGAAGGTTTTAGCATACAGGCGATCAAAAGCCCATTTGCCCAGCTGCGCGCAAGGAAAGACGAATCTGAGATCAAAATAGTCAGAAAGGTGCAGGATGCCTGTAACACTGCAATGAAAGCAGCTGCTGAAATGATCCGCAAATCCGAAAACGTGGAAGGTATACTCAATTACCGTGGCTTTGCCCTGACATCAGAAATGATCCGCAAAGAGATCGATATAACTCTTCTTGAACATGGCTGTGAGGCAGACAGTACCATCGTTGCAGGCGGCAAAGGTTCAGCCAATCCTCACTGGGAAGGCGAAGGCCCGATAAAAGCAAATGAACCTGTGGTCATAGATATCTTCCCTCGCAGTAAAAGAAAAAAATATTATGCCGACATGACCCGCACAGTTCTTAACGGCACTCCTTCTGATAAGCTCAAGGACATGTACGATGCGGTACTTGCAGCGCAGACTGCTGGCATTGAAATGGTCAAACCCGGTGTCAAATGTAGCGACATACACAACAAGGTTTGCGATATTTTTAAGGAAAGAGGCTACGACACAGTAAGAGAAGGATCAACTGTAGGTTTTATTCACTCAACCGGACATGGTGTAGGTCTTGAGATCCATGAACTTCCGTATGTTGGCAACAGTGATGTGGAACTGGAAGAAGGAAATATCATCACCATTGAACCGGGACTCTATTATCCTGATGTAGGCGGTATTCGTCTTGAAGACCTCATCCTTGTAACAGCAGACGGGCATGAGAACCTGACCGAAATGGAAAAGAAATTTGTATATTAG
- a CDS encoding PEF-CTERM sorting domain-containing protein: MQKRNIILGVALVLLLATQCAAGCTSCKFENGCYYITVDGKYYTNGGNTNIIDLGLKINYDDGKTTIVKWYDLGSNPAITLDTSKTVVNVYYDKFCNPYVKIEPVFTANGNEYSPDYIKLYIDQAGPTVSSIKECGFKDYSLSATISRAPCEETDIPEFPSIALPIAAVIGLAFVFMRKKEN; this comes from the coding sequence ATGCAGAAAAGAAATATAATATTAGGCGTAGCCTTGGTATTGTTACTTGCAACACAATGTGCTGCAGGATGTACTTCCTGTAAATTTGAGAATGGATGTTACTACATCACAGTAGACGGAAAATACTACACGAATGGTGGTAATACAAACATAATTGATCTGGGTTTGAAAATCAATTATGATGATGGAAAAACAACCATTGTAAAGTGGTATGATCTTGGTAGTAATCCAGCAATTACACTTGATACCAGTAAGACGGTAGTAAATGTATATTACGACAAATTCTGTAACCCGTATGTAAAGATTGAGCCAGTATTCACTGCAAATGGAAATGAATACTCTCCAGATTACATTAAGCTGTACATTGACCAGGCAGGCCCTACAGTTAGTAGCATCAAAGAATGCGGATTCAAGGACTATAGCCTCAGTGCAACAATAAGCAGAGCACCATGTGAAGAAACAGACATACCGGAATTCCCCTCGATAGCCCTTCCTATAGCAGCAGTAATTGGATTGGCTTTCGTGTTCATGAGAAAGAAAGAAAATTAG
- a CDS encoding methionine adenosyltransferase, with translation MRNIKVEHLIETPVEKQQIELVERKGIGHPDSISDGLAEAVSRALCKEYIEKCGAVLHHNTDETQIVAGRSNPQFGGGEVIQPIYTLLVGRATKEFNGVEIPAEAVAVRAARNYLRNTIVDLDLESDIILDCKLGTGSSDLRDVFQRDRVPVANDTSFGVGHAPFSELEQIVYESERMLITDLKKKIPGIGTDIKVMGLRDNNDIQLTICCGMVGKYIDDMDHYLNLKEEMVEYVTDLALKRTDRTVKTFINAADNIKAKSVFLTVTGTSAEMGDDGSVGRGNRCNGLITPNRPMSMEATSGKNPINHIGKIYNLLSTQMAKDIVKAVPDVDDVYIKLLSQIGQPIDQPFVASAQIIPADGANFNSIKSEVEVIMDDWLADVTKITKMVINGELDTF, from the coding sequence ATGAGAAACATCAAAGTTGAACACCTGATCGAAACGCCGGTCGAAAAACAGCAGATAGAACTTGTGGAGAGAAAGGGAATAGGTCACCCTGACAGTATCTCCGACGGTCTGGCAGAGGCAGTGAGCCGTGCACTTTGTAAGGAATATATCGAAAAGTGCGGTGCAGTTCTTCACCACAATACCGATGAGACCCAGATCGTGGCAGGAAGATCAAACCCACAGTTTGGAGGCGGAGAGGTTATCCAGCCAATTTACACTCTGCTTGTAGGAAGGGCAACCAAGGAATTCAACGGTGTAGAGATCCCTGCAGAAGCTGTTGCTGTGAGGGCAGCCAGGAATTATCTCAGAAACACAATAGTTGACCTTGACCTTGAGAGTGACATCATTCTGGACTGTAAGCTCGGTACTGGTTCATCTGATCTTAGAGATGTTTTCCAGAGGGACAGGGTTCCTGTGGCAAATGATACTTCCTTTGGTGTTGGGCATGCTCCTTTCTCAGAACTTGAGCAGATCGTGTACGAGTCCGAAAGGATGCTTATCACTGACCTTAAGAAGAAGATCCCTGGAATTGGTACTGACATCAAGGTAATGGGCCTGAGGGATAACAACGATATCCAGCTTACAATCTGCTGTGGTATGGTAGGAAAGTACATTGATGACATGGACCACTACCTGAACCTTAAGGAAGAAATGGTTGAATACGTTACTGACCTTGCTCTTAAGCGCACAGACCGCACAGTAAAGACCTTCATCAATGCAGCAGACAACATTAAGGCAAAGTCTGTGTTCCTCACAGTTACCGGTACATCTGCAGAAATGGGTGACGATGGTTCAGTAGGTCGTGGAAACCGCTGCAACGGACTTATCACTCCTAACAGGCCAATGAGTATGGAAGCAACCAGTGGTAAGAACCCGATCAACCACATTGGTAAGATATATAACCTTCTGTCAACTCAGATGGCAAAGGATATCGTGAAGGCTGTTCCTGATGTAGATGATGTTTACATTAAGCTCCTTTCCCAGATAGGTCAGCCAATAGACCAGCCATTTGTAGCCAGCGCGCAGATCATCCCTGCTGACGGTGCAAACTTCAATTCTATTAAGTCAGAAGTTGAGGTCATTATGGATGACTGGCTCGCTGACGTTACCAAGATCACAAAGATGGTCATCAACGGCGAACTGGACACTTTCTAA
- the hisG gene encoding ATP phosphoribosyltransferase, whose protein sequence is MIRIAIPNKGRLHDPTVSLLKEAGLPVLEGGTRKLFAKTTDPEITYLFARAADIPEYVQDGAADVGITGLDLIDETESDVEIMLDLKFGGANLVLAVPEDSKISSAAELQGMRVATEFPNITAKYFKNLGVDIEVIKVSGACEMTPHVGIADAIVDISSSGTTLVTNHLKMIEKVFTSSVYLIANKKSRADNEKIEQIQTAVESVLRAKGKRYLMMNVPETQLETVKKVLPGMAGPTVMKVESDDSILAVHAVVDASSIFATVGELKKAGAKDILVVPIERMMP, encoded by the coding sequence ATGATACGTATTGCAATACCTAATAAAGGGCGTTTACACGACCCTACCGTCAGCCTCCTCAAAGAGGCAGGCCTTCCTGTACTTGAAGGAGGGACAAGAAAACTTTTCGCTAAAACAACAGACCCTGAGATCACATACCTTTTCGCAAGGGCAGCAGATATTCCTGAATATGTGCAGGATGGTGCCGCAGACGTTGGAATCACCGGACTTGACCTCATTGATGAGACCGAATCCGATGTCGAAATTATGCTTGATCTTAAATTCGGCGGTGCAAATCTGGTACTTGCCGTACCTGAAGATTCCAAAATAAGCTCTGCCGCAGAGCTTCAGGGAATGCGTGTTGCAACAGAGTTCCCAAACATCACTGCAAAATACTTCAAGAACCTTGGCGTTGACATCGAGGTCATAAAGGTCAGCGGCGCATGTGAAATGACACCACACGTTGGAATTGCCGATGCAATTGTGGACATTTCAAGCTCAGGAACAACTCTTGTAACAAATCATCTCAAAATGATAGAGAAGGTTTTCACTTCATCGGTTTACCTCATCGCAAACAAAAAGTCAAGGGCTGATAATGAGAAGATCGAACAGATCCAGACAGCCGTTGAAAGCGTACTCAGGGCAAAAGGAAAACGCTACTTAATGATGAACGTTCCTGAAACTCAGCTTGAAACCGTAAAGAAAGTACTCCCAGGAATGGCAGGGCCAACTGTAATGAAAGTTGAATCCGACGATTCCATACTTGCAGTACATGCTGTAGTTGACGCATCCAGTATCTTTGCAACCGTTGGCGAACTCAAAAAAGCAGGTGCAAAAGATATTCTTGTAGTTCCAATCGAAAGAATGATGCCCTAA
- the hisA gene encoding 1-(5-phosphoribosyl)-5-[(5-phosphoribosylamino)methylideneamino]imidazole-4-carboxamide isomerase: MSFEVIPAVDMRNGKCVQLVQGVPGSEMISIDDPVAVAKDWVSQGAKTLHLIDLDGAIDGKRKNAPIIEKIVKECKPLGMKIQVGGGIRSFENAAELLNLGVDRVILSTAAINNPQLVKELTDEFGSEHINVALDSKNGKIAIDGWKKESEFTAVEMGIKFEELGAGSILFTNIDTEGLLQGVNTAPTKELVRSVTIPVIASGGVTKLEDLIALKNTGAKAVVVGSALYTGKFTLPEAINIISEDL; encoded by the coding sequence ATGTCATTTGAAGTGATCCCTGCCGTTGATATGAGAAACGGCAAATGCGTACAGCTTGTACAGGGTGTTCCCGGAAGTGAGATGATCTCCATCGACGACCCTGTTGCAGTGGCAAAGGACTGGGTATCCCAAGGCGCAAAGACCCTTCACCTCATAGACCTAGACGGTGCCATCGATGGAAAACGCAAGAATGCGCCAATCATTGAGAAAATCGTAAAGGAATGCAAACCTCTTGGAATGAAGATACAGGTCGGCGGTGGAATCCGTTCTTTTGAAAATGCTGCTGAACTCCTGAACCTTGGTGTTGACAGAGTAATACTCAGCACTGCCGCCATCAACAACCCGCAGCTTGTAAAAGAGCTCACCGATGAATTTGGAAGCGAACACATAAACGTGGCTCTGGATTCAAAGAATGGTAAGATAGCCATTGATGGATGGAAAAAGGAATCCGAATTCACAGCTGTGGAAATGGGAATAAAATTTGAAGAACTTGGTGCAGGAAGCATACTGTTCACCAATATCGACACCGAAGGATTACTTCAGGGAGTGAACACCGCTCCTACCAAGGAACTGGTAAGATCAGTAACCATACCGGTTATTGCATCCGGCGGTGTGACCAAACTGGAAGACCTCATTGCATTGAAAAATACTGGAGCAAAGGCAGTAGTTGTCGGAAGTGCATTATACACCGGTAAATTCACGCTTCCAGAAGCGATAAATATTATCAGTGAAGATTTATAA
- the hisB gene encoding imidazoleglycerol-phosphate dehydratase HisB: MRKAEISRKTSETDIFIELDLDGKGVADISTGVGFFDHMLTAFTKHGNFNITVKATGDLIVDDHHLIEDTGIVLGQVLAEALGNKAGIARFGEARIPMDEALATVALDLGGRSYLVIDAEFKAPKVGEFSTQMVDHFFEAVAQNAKMNMHAHVYGDNDHHKIEALFKAVAYALRRAIVVEGNEIKSTKGVL, translated from the coding sequence ATGAGAAAAGCAGAGATTTCACGCAAAACCAGCGAAACTGATATTTTCATTGAGCTTGACCTTGATGGAAAAGGTGTTGCAGACATAAGTACAGGAGTCGGTTTTTTTGATCACATGCTGACTGCTTTCACAAAACATGGAAACTTCAATATCACTGTGAAAGCCACAGGCGACCTTATTGTAGATGACCACCACCTGATCGAAGATACGGGTATTGTTCTTGGACAGGTGCTGGCTGAAGCACTGGGGAATAAAGCAGGTATTGCAAGATTTGGAGAAGCACGCATCCCCATGGATGAAGCGCTTGCAACCGTTGCTCTTGACCTTGGAGGACGCAGCTATCTTGTAATAGATGCAGAGTTCAAAGCTCCTAAAGTTGGCGAGTTCAGCACCCAGATGGTAGACCATTTCTTTGAAGCCGTCGCCCAGAATGCAAAAATGAACATGCATGCTCATGTTTATGGTGACAACGACCACCACAAGATAGAAGCACTCTTCAAAGCCGTCGCCTATGCTCTCAGAAGAGCAATAGTTGTAGAAGGAAATGAGATCAAAAGCACTAAAGGAGTGCTTTGA
- a CDS encoding helix-hairpin-helix domain-containing protein, with amino-acid sequence MSLMLAEVRTLQDIPGIGNKMSKRFVEHFGSEVQALDAILAGDIASISEVEGIGQRYAISLIQDVSSRVEGVTVADFLRTREAMDVYEKLLDLVREFAHTRYSREKLHVFFPYPASKTEKITQVRESVSYYMHTASLLEGDENIAVLLSTVSQLNFKYQCPKIRDRVIITSDQECYESARKRFNGLVDVHFARSLSEFIDVSRGFSQVIAVGDKFLAFDFPEDVEPEFVSDLDDLDDYKIIPEKEIYLFSRNLRSLESSVNAVRLLRSKGVSFFEKMDDDAIEMLSSTLALIDEEGDIVQGMDTELDRISDAISSLNSVVAETVSSVNKELNSSLENSQMTLSGQDMLKVMNGSIELKEILGKKLHKNYSSIVKGAAENICNGLHLEKKERLLVDSLFPEEIVHPIEADVDSLNNLRQHLNKKSQKRKFNHKREVSRILSAYRELSREMVKSVLDFDVGFAIGLFSRTYGLSMPDIIDGSGIGFKGGRNLFLLSRHGNVIPVDYSIGANSFGPENDDSRVVLLSGVNSGGKTSLLELLAQSIILAHMGFPVPAEKMEISLTESMYYFAKSKGTLDAGAFETTLTEFSVVVDESAKFVLADELESITEPGASAKIMAGILEVLMENDSTMSIFVSHLSEQIMENTECNIRVDGIEASGLDSELNLVVDRTPRYNYVAKSTPELIVERLSKKTGGKEQAFYEKLRNKFR; translated from the coding sequence ATGAGTCTAATGCTGGCAGAAGTAAGGACATTGCAGGACATTCCCGGTATAGGGAATAAGATGTCAAAACGTTTCGTTGAACATTTTGGTAGTGAGGTTCAGGCACTCGATGCGATACTGGCAGGGGATATTGCCAGCATTTCAGAAGTTGAAGGAATTGGGCAGCGTTATGCTATATCATTGATACAGGATGTCTCATCCAGGGTGGAAGGTGTAACAGTGGCAGATTTTCTGAGGACCAGGGAGGCAATGGATGTCTACGAGAAATTGCTTGACCTTGTACGTGAGTTTGCACACACCCGATATTCCAGGGAAAAACTGCACGTATTTTTCCCTTATCCAGCCTCGAAGACCGAAAAGATCACACAGGTGAGGGAATCTGTTTCATATTATATGCACACAGCAAGTCTGCTGGAAGGTGACGAGAACATAGCTGTTCTTCTCTCAACTGTCTCCCAGCTTAACTTCAAGTATCAATGCCCGAAAATACGTGATCGTGTGATCATCACATCAGACCAGGAATGTTATGAGTCTGCAAGGAAACGCTTTAACGGGTTAGTTGATGTTCATTTTGCACGTTCTCTATCAGAGTTCATAGATGTCTCCAGAGGTTTTTCTCAGGTAATTGCGGTAGGAGATAAGTTTCTGGCTTTTGATTTCCCGGAGGATGTTGAGCCTGAATTTGTATCTGATCTAGATGACCTGGATGATTATAAGATAATACCGGAAAAAGAGATCTACTTGTTTTCCAGAAATCTCAGATCTCTGGAATCATCTGTTAACGCAGTGCGGCTTCTGCGCTCAAAAGGTGTGAGCTTCTTTGAGAAAATGGATGATGATGCTATTGAAATGTTGTCATCGACTCTGGCGCTCATAGATGAAGAAGGTGACATTGTTCAGGGCATGGATACTGAACTTGACCGGATTTCAGATGCAATTTCCAGCCTAAATTCAGTTGTTGCTGAAACTGTCAGTTCTGTAAATAAGGAACTGAATTCCTCTCTTGAGAATAGCCAGATGACATTGAGCGGTCAGGATATGCTCAAGGTCATGAACGGTTCAATTGAACTGAAAGAGATACTGGGTAAGAAGCTCCATAAAAATTACAGTTCCATCGTAAAGGGTGCTGCTGAAAATATTTGCAATGGACTTCATCTGGAGAAAAAGGAACGGCTGCTTGTGGATTCTCTTTTCCCGGAGGAAATAGTTCATCCTATTGAGGCTGACGTTGATAGTCTTAATAATCTCAGGCAGCATCTGAACAAAAAGTCACAGAAAAGAAAGTTCAACCATAAACGTGAAGTTTCCCGTATATTATCTGCTTACAGGGAACTTTCCCGGGAGATGGTAAAGTCGGTTCTTGATTTTGATGTAGGTTTTGCCATTGGACTATTTTCAAGGACATACGGTCTTTCCATGCCTGATATCATAGATGGCTCAGGTATCGGGTTTAAGGGAGGAAGGAACCTTTTCCTGCTTTCAAGGCACGGGAATGTCATTCCGGTGGATTATTCTATAGGTGCAAATTCATTCGGCCCGGAAAACGATGATAGTCGTGTTGTACTTCTAAGCGGAGTTAATTCAGGAGGTAAGACTTCATTGCTGGAATTACTTGCACAGAGCATAATTCTTGCGCACATGGGTTTCCCGGTTCCTGCGGAAAAAATGGAAATCTCTCTTACGGAATCCATGTATTACTTTGCCAAATCAAAAGGCACATTGGATGCCGGTGCTTTTGAAACAACCCTTACTGAGTTCTCAGTGGTTGTGGATGAATCCGCAAAATTTGTTCTGGCTGACGAACTGGAATCAATAACTGAACCTGGGGCATCAGCTAAGATCATGGCAGGAATACTTGAAGTGCTGATGGAGAACGATAGCACAATGTCAATATTCGTATCCCACCTGTCAGAACAGATCATGGAAAATACTGAATGCAATATCCGTGTTGATGGAATTGAAGCCAGTGGTCTTGACTCTGAACTGAATCTTGTGGTTGACAGGACTCCACGGTACAACTATGTTGCAAAAAGCACTCCTGAGCTGATAGTCGAGAGGCTCTCAAAGAAAACCGGTGGTAAAGAACAGGCATTTTACGAAAAATTGAGAAATAAATTCCGATGA
- a CDS encoding DUF4130 domain-containing protein encodes MIVAFRENVEGVLLACAELMGNKDCELISAKDRESLKQKMEFAGITDAKMLGFRATVDTSKLVNHIFGSQRPRMFQRDPDVEGYISLVLRHHGSSPIELVHFLVSCEGNAELLYSGKTRTGKKYYNYMRDVSRSYHRLCMFARPYSVNGVLSVKVDSPHHIGDMFCRWLARKNPDLPVAVIEGNIAWIGNGGHVGMEHYTCVPSSLAGSLEFTSTTDEIDDLWDMYYDSQAIPKRRNKAHAKQLQLKASASVSKMSERDRYKVERGIANCTLDNFASGSEV; translated from the coding sequence ATGATAGTAGCATTCAGGGAAAATGTGGAAGGTGTTCTGCTTGCATGTGCAGAACTTATGGGGAATAAAGATTGTGAACTCATCAGTGCAAAGGACAGGGAATCACTGAAACAGAAAATGGAGTTTGCAGGTATAACTGATGCAAAAATGCTGGGATTCAGGGCTACAGTTGATACTTCTAAACTTGTAAACCATATTTTCGGCTCACAAAGACCAAGGATGTTCCAGCGTGATCCTGATGTTGAAGGTTACATTTCACTGGTTCTGAGGCATCATGGCTCAAGTCCGATAGAACTGGTGCACTTTCTGGTTTCATGTGAAGGCAATGCCGAATTGCTATACTCCGGCAAGACAAGAACCGGAAAAAAATACTATAATTATATGCGGGATGTGAGTCGCTCATATCATCGTTTGTGCATGTTCGCACGCCCATATTCTGTGAATGGCGTGCTTTCAGTGAAAGTTGATTCTCCGCATCACATCGGAGATATGTTCTGTCGCTGGCTCGCCAGAAAGAATCCAGACCTTCCGGTTGCAGTTATCGAAGGGAATATAGCATGGATAGGAAATGGCGGTCATGTGGGAATGGAACACTACACCTGTGTTCCTTCATCTCTTGCAGGAAGTCTGGAATTCACATCGACAACTGATGAGATCGATGACCTGTGGGACATGTATTATGATTCGCAGGCAATTCCAAAGAGAAGAAACAAGGCTCATGCAAAGCAGTTGCAACTAAAAGCATCAGCTTCAGTGAGCAAGATGTCTGAGAGGGACAGATATAAAGTTGAAAGGGGAATCGCAAATTGTACTCTTGACAATTTTGCATCCGGGTCGGAGGTATGA
- a CDS encoding radical SAM protein, with protein MNHRNPANEHHMTLMERMRVLSEGTKYDSCNQSAVCHAFGPDGRCIQLYKTLMTNACSGECTYCPNRCGRDSVKASLSPEEITKVTWSFYRRNAIEGLFLSSGVMGDAERTAEKQLEVARLLRGQGFTGYIHIRVMPGTPKYLLEEIAECANKFGVNAETTSTINYSEICPNFDYKNDVLQRLQWTRDLINKKRKEESFRGRIIGANDTQFVVGAVQESDREIIGTVENFMNRYELRRPYFMSFDPVPFTPLENNDPSPMWREIRLYQTSYLLKDYGMTAYDLDSVLDDNGFLMDMDPKMLLASCNPDMFPINVNTASREDLLKVPGIGPVGANRIIQSRPISSEKELSRMGVVMSRARPFIELNGKRQTNLFSFTGVGA; from the coding sequence ATGAATCACAGAAATCCTGCTAATGAGCACCATATGACGCTTATGGAAAGGATGAGAGTATTGTCCGAAGGCACGAAGTATGACAGTTGCAACCAGAGCGCTGTCTGTCATGCTTTCGGACCTGATGGCCGCTGCATACAGCTCTACAAAACGCTGATGACCAATGCCTGCTCCGGGGAGTGCACGTATTGTCCGAACAGGTGCGGCAGGGATTCTGTGAAGGCATCGTTAAGTCCTGAAGAGATCACTAAGGTCACGTGGTCATTCTATCGCAGGAACGCAATTGAAGGATTGTTCCTGTCATCAGGTGTCATGGGCGATGCAGAACGTACCGCTGAGAAGCAACTGGAGGTAGCAAGGCTTCTGAGGGGGCAGGGGTTCACAGGTTATATACACATTCGTGTGATGCCGGGAACTCCGAAGTATCTGCTGGAGGAGATCGCTGAATGTGCAAACAAGTTCGGGGTGAACGCAGAGACTACAAGTACAATTAATTACTCGGAGATTTGCCCTAATTTTGATTACAAGAACGACGTACTTCAGCGATTGCAATGGACTCGTGATCTCATCAATAAAAAAAGAAAGGAAGAAAGTTTCAGAGGACGCATAATCGGTGCCAACGACACTCAATTCGTGGTGGGTGCAGTTCAGGAATCTGACAGGGAAATAATCGGGACCGTTGAGAATTTCATGAACAGGTATGAGTTGAGAAGGCCGTATTTCATGAGCTTTGACCCGGTTCCATTCACACCTCTTGAAAACAATGATCCCTCTCCAATGTGGAGGGAGATAAGGCTGTATCAGACATCCTATCTGCTGAAGGATTATGGCATGACTGCCTATGATCTGGATTCTGTTCTTGATGACAATGGTTTCCTTATGGATATGGATCCAAAGATGCTTCTTGCCTCATGCAACCCTGATATGTTCCCGATCAATGTAAATACTGCAAGCAGGGAAGACCTGCTCAAAGTACCGGGAATCGGTCCGGTAGGTGCAAACAGGATAATTCAGTCAAGGCCAATAAGTTCTGAAAAGGAACTTTCACGCATGGGTGTGGTTATGAGCCGTGCCAGGCCGTTCATCGAGCTTAATGGAAAAAGACAGACGAACCTTTTCTCATTTACAGGTGTGGGAGCATGA